In the Candidatus Mycosynbacter amalyticus genome, one interval contains:
- the rpsS gene encoding 30S ribosomal protein S19, which yields MSRSLKKGPFVDFKLARKVAALGLDDRTVIKTWARASTITPDMVGRTIAVHNGRVHVPVLVTENMVGHKLGEFSPTRKFRKHGGKDKK from the coding sequence ATGAGTCGTTCACTGAAGAAGGGTCCGTTTGTCGACTTCAAGCTCGCGCGCAAAGTTGCGGCGCTTGGTCTAGATGATCGTACCGTCATCAAGACGTGGGCTCGCGCAAGTACTATTACACCAGACATGGTGGGTCGTACTATCGCCGTACATAACGGTCGCGTCCACGTACCTGTGCTCGTGACGGAAAACATGGTTGGTCACAAACTCGGTGAGTTTAGCCCAACTCGCAAGTTCCGCAAGCACGGTGGAAAGGATAAAAAATAA
- a CDS encoding uL23 family ribosomal protein, whose translation MSILIIPRPTEKAYTQITDKNTYIFDVPLTANKQQIAAAVEAQFEVKVAGIKTLVQQGKAVRFSRGKNRYPGTTKRKDTKKAYVKLAEGSSIQVFDQPAESEEKK comes from the coding sequence ATGTCGATCCTAATCATCCCACGCCCAACCGAAAAGGCGTACACACAGATTACAGATAAAAACACTTACATCTTCGATGTGCCACTCACAGCCAACAAGCAGCAGATCGCTGCAGCCGTAGAAGCGCAGTTCGAGGTAAAGGTTGCTGGCATCAAAACGCTGGTGCAACAAGGCAAGGCAGTTCGTTTCTCTCGTGGAAAAAACCGCTACCCTGGTACCACTAAGCGTAAAGATACAAAGAAAGCCTACGTCAAGCTCGCCGAAGGTAGCTCGATCCAGGTCTTCGATCAGCCAGCAGAAAGTGAGGAGAAGAAGTAA
- the rplP gene encoding 50S ribosomal protein L16 produces MLLPKRTKYRKTFKGKNDGRATRGNYIAFGDYALQSQSNSDITSRQIESARQAMTRYIKRGGKIWIRIFPHIPVTRKPVGLKMGMGKGNPEFFAAKVKAGTVMFEMKGVEEEVAREAMRLAAHKLPVKTKFIKREEA; encoded by the coding sequence ATGCTACTCCCGAAACGAACCAAGTACCGCAAGACATTTAAAGGCAAGAATGATGGCCGCGCAACCCGCGGTAACTACATCGCGTTTGGCGATTATGCCCTGCAGTCACAGTCAAACAGCGACATCACCAGCCGCCAGATAGAGTCTGCTCGTCAGGCGATGACCCGCTACATCAAACGTGGCGGTAAAATCTGGATTCGTATCTTTCCACATATTCCAGTGACCCGCAAACCTGTTGGTCTCAAAATGGGTATGGGCAAAGGTAACCCAGAATTCTTCGCAGCCAAGGTAAAAGCCGGCACCGTCATGTTCGAAATGAAGGGCGTCGAAGAAGAAGTGGCTCGCGAGGCGATGCGCCTGGCAGCTCACAAACTACCAGTGAAAACTAAGTTCATCAAGCGAGAGGAGGCCTAG
- the rplE gene encoding 50S ribosomal protein L5 produces MAKATETAYTPRLKALYDTTVKKELQTELGLTNVHQVPKLEKIVVSVGLGKNKDDKRHYEVVKNTLTKITGQAPIDRMAKKSIAGFKIRAGMNRIGISVTLRGAQMYEFMDRFVNVAMPRIRDFHGVGAKAFDKGGNYNVGINDQSIFPELTFEETQVIHGLQVTFVIANEDKAHSRALLEKFGVPFEKEGGRR; encoded by the coding sequence ATGGCAAAAGCTACAGAAACTGCCTACACTCCTCGTCTGAAAGCTCTCTACGACACTACTGTCAAGAAAGAACTCCAGACCGAACTCGGACTCACTAACGTACATCAAGTACCGAAGCTCGAGAAAATCGTTGTGAGCGTAGGACTTGGTAAAAACAAAGACGACAAGCGTCACTACGAAGTCGTCAAAAATACCCTGACCAAGATTACAGGTCAGGCACCTATCGATCGCATGGCCAAGAAATCAATCGCTGGTTTCAAAATTCGTGCAGGTATGAACCGTATTGGTATTAGCGTCACTCTCCGCGGTGCGCAGATGTACGAGTTTATGGATCGCTTTGTCAACGTCGCTATGCCACGCATCCGTGACTTCCACGGTGTAGGCGCAAAGGCATTCGACAAAGGTGGTAACTACAACGTTGGTATCAACGATCAGTCAATTTTTCCAGAGCTGACATTTGAGGAAACTCAGGTCATTCATGGCCTACAGGTCACATTTGTGATTGCAAACGAAGACAAAGCACACAGCCGTGCACTGCTCGAGAAATTCGGCGTACCGTTTGAGAAAGAAGGAGGACGACGCTAA
- the rplB gene encoding 50S ribosomal protein L2: protein MAIQQYNPTTPARRGMTSQDLSEITTRKPLKSLIKSKKQNAGRNNQGRITTRHRGGGVKRHYRLLDHKLAAGLELTIEEIEYDPNRSARIARVKDQHGLYHYVLADTQMQKGKKIASGAEAPIEASNRMPLSRIPVGTQIYAIEITKGKGAQMVRSAGAKAQLMAKEGEYAQIKLPSGEVRRVRLENDATIGVVGNVQHQNVKIGSAGRKRRKGIRPTVRGVVMNAADHPHGGGDGGRHGSGKPPRTPWGQLTLGFRTRRRKDTGKLIVRSRHDAKRKR, encoded by the coding sequence ATGGCTATTCAGCAGTACAATCCTACAACTCCTGCACGCCGTGGTATGACATCTCAGGATTTGAGTGAAATCACCACGCGTAAACCACTCAAAAGCTTGATCAAGTCAAAGAAACAAAACGCAGGACGCAACAACCAGGGTCGCATCACGACTCGTCACCGCGGTGGTGGTGTTAAGCGACACTACCGTCTACTTGACCATAAGTTGGCGGCAGGCCTGGAGCTGACGATCGAAGAGATCGAATATGATCCAAACCGCTCAGCTCGTATCGCACGCGTTAAAGATCAGCATGGTCTTTATCACTACGTACTTGCAGATACTCAGATGCAAAAAGGCAAGAAAATTGCCAGTGGTGCAGAAGCTCCTATTGAAGCATCTAACCGTATGCCGCTCAGCCGTATACCTGTCGGTACACAGATTTACGCAATCGAAATCACCAAGGGCAAAGGTGCGCAGATGGTACGAAGTGCCGGTGCAAAAGCTCAGCTCATGGCGAAAGAAGGCGAGTACGCACAAATCAAGCTTCCATCTGGTGAAGTTCGCCGCGTCCGCCTCGAAAACGATGCAACAATCGGTGTGGTAGGTAACGTCCAGCACCAAAACGTCAAAATCGGTAGCGCTGGTCGCAAACGCCGTAAAGGTATTCGCCCAACTGTCCGTGGTGTTGTCATGAACGCCGCAGATCACCCACATGGTGGTGGTGACGGTGGTCGTCATGGTAGTGGTAAACCACCACGCACACCATGGGGTCAACTGACACTCGGTTTCCGTACCCGACGTCGCAAAGATACTGGTAAACTAATCGTCCGCAGTCGCCATGACGCGAAGAGGAAGAGGTAA
- the rpsJ gene encoding 30S ribosomal protein S10 — protein MADAGLKIRIRLKAYDHKVIDQSAKQIIDTAVRTGADVAGPIPLPTRRSTFTVVKSPHVYKKGGEAFEMRVHKRLIDITNASPKTIDSLQNLSLPAGVDAEIRM, from the coding sequence ATGGCAGACGCAGGTCTCAAAATCCGCATTCGCCTCAAGGCGTATGATCACAAAGTGATCGACCAATCAGCAAAACAAATTATCGACACTGCCGTTCGTACCGGCGCTGATGTGGCAGGTCCCATCCCTTTGCCAACTCGTCGTAGTACGTTCACGGTCGTCAAAAGCCCGCACGTCTACAAAAAAGGTGGTGAAGCATTTGAGATGCGTGTACACAAGCGCCTTATCGACATTACCAACGCGTCGCCAAAGACAATCGATAGCCTGCAAAACCTCAGCCTCCCAGCTGGTGTCGATGCAGAAATTCGCATGTAA
- a CDS encoding class A beta-lactamase-related serine hydrolase, translating into MNIRTGGVRAWLRTHKKQLAIGVPAGILGLFLVVQLVYPYDRLAPWQQIDGQQLGAVTIDQAAKRLDSQYSERTLALYFGKTSTPQYQPKFAEFGLGVDNTSRVAQASYPWYLRLVPTSILWSHMVVKPSAPSYTRDNKKLDAYLTKQFGTECHVEPRNATAKVSGDSVVVVAEEDGGNCQRQDVAKTLKSVSPTLTAQTNARIAMDPLPAKLTADTVKPVVATLNHQLAQPATLTYDSKTDMLPSKTIREWLAFSTEGDVFDIRFDGAQADKYLTDKYGAALARQAGVSKVTTQDFVEVSRQDGQTGRQLDTAKTYVNLKQFLLAKSATVPLGEALVQPTVQYARSYSNTDTGLSALMKNYAESHPGVYGVSLVELDGKRRRAAYNDTQKFTTASTYKLYVAFSTLKRIESGEYKWSDQVAGGRDLTRCFDDMIVKSDNACAEALVARIGYAPLTKDAQTIVSASTTFLDKESYKTTAGDLSTFMASLATGQISLNADSKARFLDALKRNVYRQGIPAGASGQVADKVGFLDGLLHDAAIVYSPSGTYALSIMTDKSSWATIADLTKEIEKLRNQ; encoded by the coding sequence ATGAATATTCGCACGGGAGGGGTGAGAGCGTGGCTGCGGACACACAAGAAGCAGCTTGCTATTGGTGTACCGGCCGGTATTTTGGGTCTGTTTCTCGTCGTGCAGCTTGTGTATCCGTACGACAGACTTGCGCCTTGGCAGCAAATAGATGGTCAACAACTTGGCGCCGTGACCATTGACCAGGCTGCGAAGCGGCTTGATTCGCAGTATAGCGAGCGTACACTTGCACTCTATTTTGGCAAGACATCCACTCCACAGTACCAGCCAAAGTTTGCTGAGTTTGGTCTCGGAGTCGACAATACTTCGCGCGTCGCACAAGCCTCGTATCCATGGTACCTTCGTCTTGTGCCTACTTCGATTCTCTGGTCGCATATGGTGGTCAAGCCTAGCGCACCTAGCTATACGCGAGATAACAAAAAGCTCGATGCGTATCTCACGAAGCAGTTTGGTACTGAGTGTCATGTTGAGCCGCGCAACGCTACTGCTAAAGTATCTGGCGACTCGGTCGTTGTCGTAGCAGAAGAGGATGGCGGTAACTGCCAGCGGCAAGATGTCGCTAAAACCCTTAAATCTGTTAGCCCTACTCTGACTGCACAGACGAACGCACGCATTGCGATGGACCCGCTGCCAGCCAAACTTACTGCAGACACGGTGAAACCCGTTGTTGCAACTCTTAACCATCAGCTGGCGCAGCCAGCAACTCTTACTTACGACAGTAAGACGGATATGCTGCCTAGCAAGACGATTCGCGAATGGTTGGCATTTAGTACTGAAGGAGATGTGTTTGACATACGATTTGACGGGGCCCAAGCTGACAAGTATTTGACAGACAAATACGGCGCCGCACTTGCTAGGCAGGCAGGCGTGAGTAAAGTAACCACCCAAGATTTTGTAGAAGTATCTCGCCAAGATGGCCAGACGGGTCGCCAGCTCGATACAGCTAAGACGTATGTGAATCTCAAGCAATTTCTGCTTGCTAAGTCTGCAACCGTGCCACTCGGCGAAGCACTCGTACAGCCGACAGTGCAATACGCGCGCAGCTACAGTAATACCGACACTGGTCTTTCTGCGCTCATGAAGAACTACGCAGAAAGTCACCCGGGTGTCTACGGTGTGTCGCTCGTAGAGCTCGACGGTAAGCGTCGCCGAGCCGCGTATAACGATACGCAAAAATTCACCACTGCGAGTACCTATAAACTCTACGTTGCCTTTAGTACACTGAAGCGAATCGAATCAGGGGAGTACAAATGGAGCGACCAGGTGGCTGGCGGTCGAGATCTCACCAGGTGCTTCGACGACATGATCGTGAAGTCGGACAACGCCTGTGCCGAGGCGTTGGTAGCTCGCATAGGCTATGCGCCACTGACGAAAGACGCGCAAACTATCGTGAGCGCAAGTACAACATTTCTCGACAAGGAGAGCTACAAGACGACAGCAGGAGACCTGAGCACGTTTATGGCATCGCTCGCCACCGGGCAGATTTCACTGAATGCCGATAGCAAAGCACGTTTTCTCGATGCACTGAAACGTAACGTGTATCGACAAGGTATCCCTGCAGGAGCGAGCGGACAGGTGGCCGACAAAGTCGGATTCTTGGACGGTCTCTTGCACGATGCGGCGATTGTATATAGCCCAAGCGGCACGTATGCGCTAAGTATCATGACAGACAAAAGTTCATGGGCGACTATTGCCGATTTGACAAAAGAAATAGAAAAGCTCAGAAATCAATAA
- the rplC gene encoding 50S ribosomal protein L3 has product MKALLGTKIGMTQIIGEDGRVTPVTLIQAGPVTVTQVKTVESDGYNAVQVAYGEGKNLSKAVAGHVKSAKVTPKHIREFRVNELPEGLKVGDTIDVNTFELGELVQATGTSKGKGFAGTVKRHNFNTSAKSHGGNGDVRRVGSIGSMYPQKVFKGKRMPGRMGHDQVTVKNLAVAYIDAETNLIGLKGAVPGPRKGLVVIGGKA; this is encoded by the coding sequence ATGAAAGCACTTCTCGGTACCAAAATTGGTATGACCCAAATCATCGGCGAAGATGGTCGTGTGACACCCGTGACACTCATCCAAGCTGGCCCTGTGACTGTGACTCAGGTGAAGACTGTCGAAAGCGACGGTTACAACGCAGTTCAGGTAGCATATGGTGAGGGTAAGAACCTGAGCAAGGCCGTGGCTGGACATGTAAAATCCGCCAAAGTGACTCCGAAGCACATTCGGGAATTTCGTGTCAATGAACTACCTGAAGGCCTCAAGGTAGGGGATACGATCGATGTAAATACGTTTGAGCTGGGTGAACTCGTCCAGGCAACCGGTACATCAAAAGGTAAAGGTTTTGCCGGTACGGTAAAACGACACAACTTTAATACAAGCGCAAAATCCCACGGTGGCAACGGTGATGTGCGTCGCGTCGGTTCAATCGGCTCGATGTACCCACAAAAAGTCTTCAAGGGTAAGCGCATGCCTGGCCGCATGGGTCACGATCAAGTGACGGTGAAAAACTTGGCAGTCGCGTACATCGACGCCGAGACCAATCTCATCGGCCTCAAAGGTGCAGTACCCGGCCCTCGTAAGGGTCTGGTAGTAATCGGAGGTAAGGCGTAA
- the rplX gene encoding 50S ribosomal protein L24, with the protein MARIRKSDIVKLVSGTNKGKTGKVLAVLPKQNAVLIEGVGVGSRKVKPSQLNPRGGVKDIHVPTPLHKVALVVDEKAGTTSRVGYNKTDAGTVRVARQLKNKEIK; encoded by the coding sequence ATGGCACGTATCCGAAAAAGTGACATCGTGAAGCTTGTAAGCGGCACGAACAAAGGCAAGACCGGTAAAGTACTGGCTGTACTACCGAAGCAAAATGCCGTTCTCATCGAAGGAGTCGGTGTCGGTAGCCGCAAGGTCAAGCCAAGTCAACTCAACCCACGCGGTGGCGTCAAAGACATTCATGTTCCAACCCCACTGCACAAAGTAGCCCTCGTCGTCGACGAAAAAGCTGGTACAACCAGCCGTGTTGGCTACAACAAAACTGACGCCGGTACTGTCCGTGTTGCGCGTCAGCTAAAGAACAAGGAGATCAAATAA
- the rplD gene encoding 50S ribosomal protein L4, producing the protein MAETTTTKKTTLPKEVFAVEVPSHDLLKLAYDSYLANNRLASATTKTRGEVSGGGKKPWKQKGTGRARFGSTRNPIWRTGGIVFGPRGNENYTKKLSKTSKRVAVKQALTLANEAKKIVIDDIKTTGKTAEVAKYLADKKLERKVLVVTEKTPELIRATGNVQQVKLVSPTFLNVYDVLNADHIVISAKAIDQIKAWLVGGEA; encoded by the coding sequence ATGGCAGAAACCACTACAACCAAGAAGACGACTTTGCCCAAAGAAGTTTTCGCAGTAGAAGTGCCAAGCCACGATCTACTCAAGCTGGCGTACGATTCGTATCTGGCAAACAACCGCCTCGCGAGCGCAACCACGAAAACTCGTGGCGAAGTAAGCGGTGGTGGTAAGAAGCCATGGAAGCAAAAAGGTACCGGCCGCGCACGATTTGGTAGCACCCGCAACCCTATCTGGCGTACTGGTGGTATTGTATTTGGTCCACGTGGCAACGAAAACTACACTAAGAAGCTTTCTAAGACTTCAAAACGTGTAGCTGTAAAGCAAGCACTTACGCTTGCAAACGAAGCCAAGAAGATTGTTATCGACGATATCAAGACTACTGGCAAAACAGCCGAAGTTGCGAAATACCTCGCTGACAAAAAACTTGAACGTAAAGTTTTGGTTGTCACAGAAAAAACTCCAGAGTTGATCCGTGCAACCGGTAACGTTCAGCAGGTAAAATTGGTCAGCCCGACATTTCTCAATGTCTACGACGTGCTCAACGCCGATCATATCGTGATCAGCGCCAAAGCTATCGACCAGATCAAAGCATGGCTGGTAGGAGGAGAAGCATAA
- the rplV gene encoding 50S ribosomal protein L22 has translation MAETFTVRAYIKGIDLTPRKVSVVAALVRGRSVADALVILEHTPRRSATPVRKAIASAAANATNNHGLDAKSLQITTLSVTAGPRLKRFKPHMRGMALPFQKKTSHILVEVSGVEKAKKKPATKKAEAAKPAKKEEEK, from the coding sequence ATGGCTGAGACATTTACAGTTCGCGCCTACATCAAAGGCATCGACCTGACACCCCGCAAGGTAAGTGTCGTCGCTGCGCTGGTGCGCGGCCGCTCTGTGGCAGACGCGCTCGTGATTCTCGAGCACACACCTCGCCGCTCAGCTACTCCGGTGCGTAAAGCAATTGCATCTGCAGCTGCCAACGCCACTAACAACCACGGTCTTGACGCGAAGTCACTCCAGATCACGACACTGAGCGTGACTGCCGGTCCTCGCCTCAAGCGTTTCAAGCCACATATGCGTGGCATGGCGCTGCCGTTTCAGAAGAAGACAAGTCATATTTTGGTAGAAGTTTCTGGTGTTGAAAAGGCCAAGAAGAAACCTGCTACGAAAAAGGCTGAGGCTGCAAAACCAGCTAAGAAAGAAGAGGAGAAGTAG
- the rplN gene encoding 50S ribosomal protein L14, which yields MLQQESRIKITDNSGAKEALIIRVLGGTRRRFAAVGDIVVVTIKDANPGGNIKKKTVQKAVIVRTRSQIKRKDGSTICFDDNAAVIIGDDKNPKATRIFGPVPRELRDLGYSKIISLAPEVL from the coding sequence ATGTTGCAACAAGAATCACGTATCAAAATCACTGATAACAGTGGTGCAAAGGAAGCGTTGATCATCCGTGTACTCGGTGGTACGCGTCGCCGTTTTGCTGCTGTTGGTGATATCGTGGTCGTGACGATCAAAGATGCTAACCCAGGTGGTAACATCAAAAAGAAAACTGTCCAAAAAGCAGTGATCGTTCGCACCCGCAGCCAAATCAAGCGCAAAGATGGCTCGACCATCTGCTTCGATGACAACGCCGCTGTTATTATCGGCGACGACAAAAATCCTAAGGCTACCCGTATCTTTGGTCCAGTGCCACGAGAACTGCGTGACCTTGGTTATTCGAAGATCATTAGCTTGGCACCGGAGGTACTCTAG
- the rpsC gene encoding 30S ribosomal protein S3, with amino-acid sequence MGQKVNPISFRLQVHKNWDSRWFANKRDFSKWLAEDIQIREVIEKKFASRPTIDRIEIERSANQVTVTIHTAKAGVVIGRGGAGVQELKTQLEKIASLPVRINIEEVKRPELSAKLVAENIARQLERRINFRRATKMAAQNTINAGAKGIRIEVAGRLNNAEMARREKIIEGSVPLHTLRADIDFHSARAECAGVGIVGVKVWIYKGERSDA; translated from the coding sequence ATGGGACAGAAAGTTAACCCAATCAGCTTCCGTCTGCAAGTGCACAAAAACTGGGATTCTCGCTGGTTTGCCAACAAGCGTGATTTCAGTAAGTGGCTCGCAGAAGACATCCAGATTCGCGAAGTAATCGAAAAGAAATTTGCGTCTCGCCCAACTATCGATCGTATCGAGATCGAGCGTTCTGCTAACCAAGTGACTGTGACGATTCACACCGCCAAAGCTGGTGTTGTGATCGGTCGTGGCGGTGCTGGCGTACAGGAGCTCAAGACTCAGCTTGAGAAAATCGCGAGCCTGCCGGTACGTATCAATATCGAAGAAGTGAAACGTCCTGAGCTGTCTGCGAAACTCGTCGCCGAGAACATCGCTCGTCAGCTTGAGCGCCGTATCAACTTCCGCCGCGCCACCAAGATGGCTGCGCAAAACACTATCAATGCCGGTGCCAAAGGTATTCGTATCGAGGTTGCTGGTCGTCTCAACAATGCTGAGATGGCTCGCCGCGAAAAGATTATCGAAGGCTCTGTGCCACTTCACACACTCCGTGCGGACATCGATTTCCATTCAGCTCGTGCTGAATGTGCCGGTGTCGGTATTGTGGGTGTAAAGGTGTGGATCTACAAAGGCGAAAGGAGTGATGCATAA
- the rpmC gene encoding 50S ribosomal protein L29 yields MATAKATTKKAKEASEVKTLETLRTELATKRQDLIDARRGLAAGELQNPRVITATRKEIARLSTAIRAAELAEKGDK; encoded by the coding sequence ATGGCAACTGCAAAAGCAACCACCAAAAAAGCCAAAGAAGCTTCTGAAGTGAAGACTCTCGAGACTCTGCGTACAGAGCTCGCTACTAAGCGCCAAGACCTGATCGACGCACGTCGCGGTCTAGCTGCTGGCGAACTGCAGAACCCTCGCGTCATCACGGCGACTCGCAAAGAAATCGCACGCCTCTCAACTGCTATCCGAGCAGCGGAGTTGGCAGAAAAGGGAGATAAGTAA
- the rpsQ gene encoding 30S ribosomal protein S17 — protein MAKTLTGIVTSDVRDKTITVTVTSRETHPIYGKQYTVSRKYTAHDEENEAKIGDKVRIVETRPISKTKSFKLDLIEEKSRGAVELKDDVEEVAA, from the coding sequence ATGGCCAAGACATTGACCGGTATCGTGACATCGGATGTTCGCGACAAGACAATCACCGTCACTGTAACTAGTCGTGAAACGCACCCTATCTACGGCAAGCAGTACACTGTGAGTCGTAAATATACTGCGCACGACGAAGAAAACGAAGCGAAGATAGGAGACAAAGTCCGTATCGTGGAGACACGTCCTATTTCTAAGACCAAATCGTTCAAACTCGACCTCATCGAAGAGAAATCTCGCGGTGCAGTAGAGCTGAAAGATGACGTCGAGGAGGTGGCTGCGTAA